The following coding sequences lie in one Thalassoglobus polymorphus genomic window:
- a CDS encoding terminase gpA endonuclease subunit, producing the protein MSSCSKDEASNNWHAENRAASQDVFLNFKAALTRGPVEPQRRADCKFDFLSFCDHYGGEAFSLPWSNAHRRAAELIQSAAINGDQFAFAMPRGSGKTTVSRWAVVWSVLYGHSPYSVLIGKTQNSAQKLLKSLKSSFRFSEPLFADFPEIIAPLRHLKGETRKAQGQKFQGEPTMIEWAQNQVVFAYLPESYIKEARLKFGDDYGAGCGSIIDVCGIEGEIRGRQYERPSGAIVRPTLAVVDDPQDRESAKSTGQCDEREQVIKADVRYLAGPDRATGIVIPCTVIYENDVADRLLNRKENPEFQGEKSQLVEAFPGTGLSEPEQRATDALWQEYRRIRNESFENGNKGVESSEFYLENRPAMDAGSKMSWPERYFAAKGEISAVQHAMNLFFSDEMAFMAEYQNKPLRTTEDETAALIPQEVARRLSGVSRNRIPDSLNRLTAFIDVSKDVLWYTVTAWGPGFTGSIVSYGAFPDQPANHFTLSTIKNTLAEGSAAAGEGAGLESSIAWGLRELTSDILGREYLTESGDPLQVELCLIDTNWNQSTEVVNAFCRRSRFKGILYPSRGRGVTSPDDALVSPKTKPKPGERRGQWWKLLPSRNNGGRYVLFSSNHWKTFIYNRLSVPVGEPGALSLYQANASAHKMLAEQLTAERCTRVTIKGETLDKWNEIPGRDNHLWDCVAGCAVGASMLGEKLTATAPPKKAVKRRKRRRVSNLLS; encoded by the coding sequence ATGAGCAGTTGCAGCAAAGACGAAGCGTCAAATAATTGGCACGCAGAGAACCGGGCAGCGTCTCAAGATGTCTTTCTAAACTTCAAAGCAGCATTGACACGCGGGCCGGTTGAACCGCAACGCCGGGCCGATTGTAAGTTTGATTTTCTTTCATTCTGCGACCATTACGGCGGGGAAGCGTTTAGCTTGCCATGGTCGAACGCACACAGGCGGGCGGCCGAGTTGATTCAATCGGCGGCCATCAATGGCGATCAATTCGCGTTCGCGATGCCGAGAGGCTCGGGGAAAACAACCGTCAGCCGTTGGGCCGTTGTCTGGTCTGTTCTGTATGGCCATTCTCCGTACTCCGTTCTCATTGGAAAAACGCAAAACTCAGCACAGAAATTGCTGAAATCTCTCAAGTCGTCTTTTCGTTTCTCAGAGCCATTGTTTGCAGATTTCCCGGAAATCATTGCACCATTGCGGCACTTGAAAGGCGAAACGCGAAAAGCACAGGGCCAGAAGTTCCAAGGCGAGCCGACAATGATCGAATGGGCTCAAAATCAAGTCGTCTTTGCATACTTGCCCGAAAGCTACATCAAAGAGGCCCGGCTCAAGTTTGGCGACGACTACGGGGCCGGCTGCGGTTCGATCATTGACGTGTGCGGCATTGAAGGGGAAATCAGGGGCCGGCAATACGAGCGGCCGAGCGGGGCCATTGTGCGGCCTACACTGGCAGTCGTCGACGATCCACAAGACCGGGAGTCAGCGAAAAGCACCGGCCAGTGCGACGAAAGGGAGCAGGTTATCAAGGCCGACGTGCGATATCTTGCCGGGCCGGATCGTGCAACGGGCATCGTCATTCCCTGTACGGTGATTTACGAAAACGACGTTGCCGATAGGCTTCTGAATCGGAAAGAGAATCCAGAGTTTCAAGGCGAGAAAAGCCAGCTTGTGGAAGCGTTTCCCGGCACAGGGCTAAGCGAGCCGGAGCAACGGGCAACTGATGCGCTTTGGCAAGAATATCGACGGATCCGAAACGAGAGCTTCGAGAATGGAAACAAGGGCGTTGAATCGTCTGAGTTCTATTTAGAGAACCGGCCGGCCATGGATGCCGGATCGAAAATGAGTTGGCCCGAAAGATACTTTGCCGCTAAAGGCGAGATCTCGGCCGTTCAACATGCCATGAATCTGTTTTTCAGCGATGAAATGGCATTCATGGCGGAATATCAGAACAAGCCATTGCGGACAACGGAGGACGAAACAGCGGCTTTGATTCCGCAAGAGGTAGCCCGGCGATTATCCGGAGTTTCTCGCAATCGAATCCCCGATTCATTGAACCGACTTACGGCATTTATTGACGTTTCAAAGGATGTTCTTTGGTACACGGTCACGGCGTGGGGGCCGGGCTTTACCGGCTCGATTGTATCCTATGGGGCGTTCCCGGATCAGCCGGCGAATCACTTCACATTATCGACGATCAAGAACACGCTAGCGGAAGGATCGGCAGCGGCCGGGGAAGGGGCCGGTCTTGAGTCGTCTATTGCTTGGGGCTTGCGAGAATTAACGAGTGACATACTCGGCCGGGAATACCTTACAGAGTCAGGCGACCCGCTACAGGTCGAATTGTGTCTGATTGATACAAACTGGAATCAGTCAACGGAAGTCGTCAACGCGTTTTGTCGACGGTCTCGGTTCAAGGGGATCCTCTACCCGTCCAGGGGACGGGGCGTCACATCTCCAGACGATGCACTTGTTAGCCCAAAAACTAAGCCGAAGCCCGGCGAAAGACGCGGCCAATGGTGGAAGCTTCTTCCGTCCAGGAATAACGGCGGGCGTTATGTCTTGTTTTCATCGAATCATTGGAAAACGTTTATTTACAATCGGCTTAGCGTTCCAGTCGGCGAACCGGGGGCATTGAGTCTTTATCAGGCGAACGCATCGGCCCATAAGATGCTAGCCGAGCAATTAACAGCCGAGCGATGCACTCGGGTAACGATCAAGGGCGAAACACTGGACAAGTGGAATGAGATTCCAGGGCGAGACAATCACTTGTGGGATTGTGTTGCAGGTTGTGCGGTCGGGGCGTCCATGTTGGGCGAGAAATTAACGGCCACGGCACCACCAAAAAAGGCAGTGAAAAGACGTAAACGCAGGCGTGTTAGTAACTTGCTGTCCTAG
- a CDS encoding metallophosphoesterase, with protein MARVLIIGDTHCPGMLPGYPKFLESIYKQWSCDTVVHIGDLVDWHAINFHGKQPETHSVDQEVKEARKQVAQLGRLFPEAHWLTGNHDALPARRAEAAGLPSDILRGDTDYWNLPGWQVYPRYDSLTLDGVLYSHGETGSQGRYAATNQAKENTCSTVIGHLHGNAGVNFLANRARRMFGLSVGCGVDWRQLQFEYGRKFARKPLIGCGVVLDGSYAYWEPANLT; from the coding sequence ATGGCACGCGTTTTGATCATCGGCGACACTCATTGCCCCGGAATGTTGCCGGGTTATCCGAAGTTCCTGGAGTCGATCTATAAACAGTGGTCTTGTGATACCGTTGTTCACATCGGCGACCTAGTAGACTGGCACGCCATCAACTTTCATGGCAAGCAGCCGGAAACGCATAGCGTTGATCAGGAAGTGAAGGAAGCCCGCAAGCAGGTGGCCCAGCTCGGCCGGCTATTTCCAGAGGCTCATTGGCTAACGGGCAATCATGACGCATTGCCGGCAAGACGAGCGGAAGCGGCCGGGCTTCCTAGCGACATTCTTCGAGGCGACACCGACTATTGGAATCTTCCAGGCTGGCAAGTCTATCCGCGTTACGACTCTCTCACGCTTGACGGCGTTTTGTATTCTCACGGCGAAACAGGAAGCCAGGGCCGATACGCGGCCACGAATCAGGCAAAAGAGAATACGTGTTCAACCGTCATTGGGCACTTACACGGAAACGCCGGCGTCAACTTTTTAGCGAACCGAGCCCGGCGAATGTTCGGGCTTTCCGTTGGCTGCGGAGTGGATTGGAGACAACTTCAGTTTGAGTATGGTCGGAAGTTTGCACGCAAGCCGTTAATCGGTTGCGGCGTTGTCCTGGATGGCAGTTACGCATATTGGGAACCGGCAAATCTAACATAA
- a CDS encoding head maturation protease, ClpP-related: protein MLLATIQKAESELQIHIYDAIGKRPDGSGVSMEDVVKQLKANREAETVHVRINSGGGYAWEGFGIYNALRDDHRFVRVTIDSLAGSAASVIAMAGDHVAMFETSGIMIHNPYSTVRNGRKKDFESAIQQYETLQGNCVLAYREKTKLDDAKLAELMDSDTYLNAQDALKLGFCDEILTGQKRSPVQLDVSFLSADSESFQQAEKLQAVTTKDQKVMTEERKTEGFDLDEFKKFKATFGAEDAAEYVEAEMSYSDALAKHVVKQGEALAAANKALAEAETKSKELQASLAALDVDGEDSSVDGGDTDADDDDKPKCWADIVKFK, encoded by the coding sequence ATGTTACTAGCGACGATCCAGAAGGCCGAGAGTGAACTACAGATTCACATTTATGACGCAATCGGCAAGCGTCCAGACGGTTCCGGCGTCTCAATGGAAGATGTCGTTAAGCAATTGAAGGCGAACCGGGAAGCGGAAACGGTTCACGTCAGAATCAATAGCGGCGGCGGCTACGCTTGGGAAGGTTTCGGGATCTATAACGCATTGCGAGACGATCACCGATTTGTTCGCGTTACGATTGATTCACTGGCGGGCTCGGCGGCTTCCGTCATTGCGATGGCCGGCGATCACGTGGCAATGTTCGAGACGTCCGGCATTATGATTCATAATCCCTATTCGACGGTCCGAAACGGGCGTAAGAAGGATTTTGAATCGGCGATTCAGCAATATGAAACGCTGCAAGGCAATTGCGTTCTCGCGTATCGCGAGAAGACGAAACTAGATGATGCAAAGCTTGCCGAGCTAATGGACTCAGACACCTACTTGAATGCTCAAGATGCGTTGAAGTTGGGGTTTTGCGATGAGATTTTGACCGGGCAAAAGCGGAGCCCGGTTCAATTGGACGTTTCTTTTCTCTCGGCTGATTCCGAGAGTTTTCAGCAGGCCGAAAAACTTCAGGCCGTTACTACGAAAGATCAAAAAGTTATGACCGAAGAACGTAAGACTGAAGGGTTTGACCTGGACGAATTCAAGAAGTTCAAGGCCACTTTCGGAGCCGAGGACGCGGCCGAGTACGTGGAAGCCGAAATGAGCTATTCGGACGCATTGGCAAAGCACGTCGTCAAGCAAGGTGAAGCACTGGCAGCGGCAAACAAGGCATTGGCAGAAGCCGAGACCAAGTCTAAGGAATTGCAGGCGTCGCTAGCGGCCCTGGACGTCGACGGGGAAGACAGCAGCGTTGACGGAGGCGACACGGACGCGGACGACGACGACAAGCCGAAATGCTGGGCTGATATCGTCAAGTTCAAGTAA
- a CDS encoding phage portal protein, with amino-acid sequence METVVDVCGVGLDSEPAKLEYDAAKGGNKRRPFSPVLRHEDTVLPIHKRRTVSGGVRGLRRNLSILDWAIRRHLDYTTQFHLQSQSGNDAFDELFEQWFHGVSQPESFDVRGRFGFDEYLRTLEACAVIDGDCGSMKLASGHVQAIESDLIKNPADGVYRGRWINGVRVSNSGRHLAYAIHNRGAGGNGYEFNRIVTNSRLFLHGYYSRFDQIRGISPLVSAVNDFQDIYEGKELAFAKMKVNQLFALAFYRDADESAGDLSSQGDDEEPSGYDVNFGAGPALLDMEPGDRAEFLESDSPGVNTQEFLQLVIQIALKALDIPFSFFNESFTNFFGSKSAWLHYERSCVNKRARNLRWAYDWMLWRFRLALIRGEITAPASIIREAYQGRKLWFEFVPVGMPWWDPSKEIKADIMAIQAGLNSPQRVCRQHGIDFYEIQKQRKKAFEYSEKLGVPIVLEGNSPDVTSDDPEGRE; translated from the coding sequence ATGGAAACAGTCGTTGACGTCTGCGGGGTTGGCCTAGATTCCGAGCCGGCAAAGCTTGAGTATGATGCAGCGAAAGGCGGGAATAAACGCCGGCCGTTTTCGCCGGTATTGCGTCACGAAGATACCGTTTTGCCGATCCATAAGCGGAGAACCGTTAGCGGTGGAGTTCGCGGATTGCGTCGCAATCTGTCTATTCTCGATTGGGCTATTCGGCGTCACCTGGATTACACGACTCAATTTCACTTGCAGAGTCAGAGCGGAAATGATGCGTTTGACGAATTGTTTGAGCAGTGGTTCCACGGCGTTTCACAGCCGGAATCTTTCGACGTTCGCGGCCGGTTCGGCTTTGACGAATACTTGAGAACGCTTGAAGCTTGTGCGGTCATTGACGGCGATTGTGGTTCCATGAAGCTTGCCAGCGGTCACGTGCAGGCTATTGAAAGCGATCTCATTAAGAATCCGGCTGATGGCGTCTATCGCGGTCGGTGGATTAACGGCGTACGCGTCTCTAATTCCGGGCGTCACTTGGCGTATGCGATCCACAATAGAGGGGCTGGCGGGAATGGTTACGAGTTCAACCGAATTGTGACGAATTCGCGTCTATTCCTTCACGGATATTACAGTCGGTTCGATCAAATTCGCGGAATCAGTCCGTTAGTTTCGGCTGTTAATGATTTTCAAGATATCTACGAAGGCAAAGAGCTAGCATTTGCGAAAATGAAAGTCAATCAGCTTTTCGCGTTGGCTTTCTATCGCGATGCCGACGAATCGGCCGGCGATCTCTCTAGTCAAGGCGACGACGAAGAACCGTCCGGCTATGATGTTAATTTCGGGGCCGGCCCGGCGTTATTGGACATGGAGCCAGGGGACCGGGCGGAATTCCTGGAGAGCGATTCACCGGGCGTTAATACTCAAGAGTTCTTACAGCTTGTTATACAGATTGCGTTGAAGGCTTTGGACATTCCATTTTCGTTCTTCAATGAGTCGTTTACAAACTTCTTTGGTTCGAAGTCGGCATGGTTGCACTATGAGCGTTCATGCGTGAACAAGCGAGCCCGCAATCTACGCTGGGCGTACGATTGGATGCTATGGCGGTTTCGTCTCGCGTTAATTCGCGGAGAGATCACGGCACCGGCCAGCATTATCCGAGAGGCTTATCAGGGCCGGAAACTCTGGTTTGAGTTCGTTCCCGTTGGGATGCCCTGGTGGGATCCGTCCAAAGAGATCAAGGCTGATATCATGGCCATTCAGGCGGGGCTTAACAGTCCGCAAAGAGTTTGCCGGCAGCACGGCATTGATTTCTATGAGATTCAGAAACAGCGAAAGAAAGCGTTTGAGTATTCCGAAAAACTCGGCGTTCCTATTGTCTTAGAGGGAAATTCACCGGATGTTACTAGCGACGATCCAGAAGGCCGAGAGTGA
- a CDS encoding putative PDDEXK endonuclease: MAINGCKKGKAGERELSHALNGLLGTSCRRGQQHTGLEGKDVVGLDGIHIECKRVEKLNLDKAVQQSVRDASAEDVPAVFHRRNRQPWLVTVRLDDAVSFAERILENKAAGDSEALAHMFLNNQFTEE; the protein is encoded by the coding sequence ATGGCAATTAACGGATGCAAAAAAGGGAAAGCAGGAGAGAGAGAGCTTTCTCATGCTCTTAATGGTTTGCTCGGCACGTCTTGCCGGCGTGGTCAGCAGCACACCGGACTGGAAGGAAAAGACGTTGTGGGGCTCGATGGTATCCACATTGAATGCAAGAGGGTTGAAAAACTCAACCTGGACAAAGCCGTTCAACAATCCGTGCGGGACGCATCGGCCGAAGATGTGCCGGCCGTTTTTCATCGTCGGAATCGTCAGCCCTGGTTGGTTACGGTTCGGCTCGATGACGCGGTTTCATTCGCGGAAAGGATCCTGGAGAACAAAGCGGCGGGGGATTCTGAAGCACTGGCACATATGTTTCTAAACAATCAATTCACAGAAGAGTAA
- a CDS encoding dATP/dGTP diphosphohydrolase domain-containing protein, with translation MDLGLPRLPDTGSRTQFETGAVRDAAAGKGLPSAIPYVAIQKLAQRYEDGRAKYPDDPETGRPNWQKGIPLSRFQDAIVRHSYQWAEGDQSEDHLGAVLWNAAGAAWTEQEINAGRLPADLDDLPHRKR, from the coding sequence ATGGATTTAGGTTTGCCCAGGCTACCCGACACCGGAAGCCGTACACAATTCGAAACAGGGGCCGTACGGGATGCGGCGGCCGGAAAGGGGCTTCCATCGGCCATTCCGTACGTGGCGATCCAGAAGCTTGCGCAGCGTTACGAGGACGGCCGGGCAAAGTATCCCGACGATCCGGAAACGGGCCGGCCGAACTGGCAAAAGGGTATCCCGCTTTCAAGGTTTCAAGATGCAATCGTCCGGCATTCCTACCAGTGGGCAGAAGGCGACCAGTCTGAGGACCATTTAGGGGCCGTTCTATGGAATGCGGCCGGGGCGGCATGGACAGAGCAGGAAATTAACGCCGGCCGCTTGCCGGCCGATCTCGACGACCTACCACACCGAAAGCGTTGA
- a CDS encoding S1 family peptidase: protein MSMRSSGLAAAFGRITLGHVVAAILAVMVASSTSEVFGMGPGEVSPALVKCHSPDGGLCSGVVVDPSGVVLTAKHCGADDTIEVVLHGTQERLQAVKIMEDGPPEGAVAYRLPAGKYDFYPVGSGPPKTGDEVYSIGYPSGQFAYGSGTVIRDSLASTSWAEGLFFQNITDLTASPGWSGGPLFNSNGGVIGLCSNGGEGYTAFVSYGSIVRTYYQAITQGSKVVVFTLPDKQCGPCDRLKKAIDDGQFPGYSFQVVTYRDGVGFDDEELAAAFSQECPSAAGKGFPIIWVPGSGPNGYQAGYQSRRPVMAFLERVANLVIHGPQPKFRPGGIQPQPDPVSIDTEAIQENAKRAAAEMVKTLETELQELREHLGNARGEIETLRAEDAGILEKIQAVSALRNEAKAGKESVIAIREAASPLSVLGLLGGIVTGIVRRRWGVA, encoded by the coding sequence ATGAGTATGCGAAGTTCAGGTTTAGCGGCGGCATTCGGCCGGATCACATTAGGCCACGTCGTGGCGGCTATTCTTGCCGTTATGGTGGCATCAAGCACCAGCGAAGTTTTCGGCATGGGGCCGGGCGAAGTTTCGCCGGCACTTGTTAAGTGTCATTCGCCTGATGGCGGTTTGTGCTCCGGCGTCGTTGTCGATCCGTCTGGAGTCGTCTTGACGGCCAAGCATTGCGGGGCTGACGATACGATTGAAGTCGTCTTGCACGGGACGCAGGAGCGACTCCAGGCGGTTAAAATCATGGAGGACGGGCCACCGGAAGGGGCCGTCGCGTATCGGCTTCCGGCCGGCAAGTATGATTTCTATCCGGTCGGATCGGGACCACCAAAGACAGGTGACGAAGTCTATTCTATCGGCTATCCGTCCGGCCAGTTCGCCTACGGCAGCGGCACGGTTATCCGGGACTCTCTAGCGTCCACAAGCTGGGCGGAAGGTTTATTTTTTCAGAACATCACAGACCTAACGGCATCGCCTGGATGGAGCGGCGGCCCGCTATTCAATTCCAATGGCGGCGTGATTGGATTATGCAGTAACGGCGGGGAAGGTTATACAGCGTTTGTGTCGTACGGCTCGATTGTGAGAACGTACTATCAGGCCATTACGCAAGGTTCGAAAGTGGTTGTTTTCACGTTGCCAGACAAGCAATGCGGGCCATGCGACCGGCTAAAAAAAGCGATTGACGACGGGCAATTTCCCGGCTACAGCTTCCAGGTTGTCACGTATCGGGACGGCGTAGGGTTCGATGATGAAGAATTGGCGGCGGCTTTCTCTCAAGAGTGTCCATCGGCGGCCGGGAAAGGCTTCCCGATTATATGGGTTCCTGGATCGGGGCCGAATGGGTACCAAGCTGGCTATCAGTCGAGGCGGCCGGTTATGGCGTTTTTGGAACGGGTTGCAAATCTCGTAATTCACGGACCGCAACCGAAGTTCCGGCCGGGGGGAATTCAACCACAGCCGGATCCAGTCAGCATTGACACGGAAGCTATTCAAGAGAACGCCAAGCGAGCGGCGGCCGAAATGGTCAAGACGCTCGAAACGGAGTTGCAGGAGCTTCGCGAACATCTTGGAAACGCAAGAGGCGAGATTGAAACACTCAGGGCAGAAGATGCCGGAATCCTAGAAAAGATTCAAGCGGTTTCCGCGTTGCGAAACGAAGCTAAGGCCGGGAAAGAATCGGTCATTGCAATCAGGGAAGCGGCTAGCCCGCTATCTGTTCTCGGCCTACTCGGCGGGATTGTCACGGGCATCGTACGGCGTCGATGGGGGGTTGCATGA